A genomic region of Prosthecobacter algae contains the following coding sequences:
- a CDS encoding tetratricopeptide repeat protein: MPPRIRITRLQQTPVHRAHSSRFYAWLKMGGLSLAGILGSQVTSLHAQSEQATRYHEMLLKRPQTGLVLDRFIGAWLETGTPASLATFLKQRGSTAADLLVLALFHEYEGQEQDALKAYTEALTKDAQNASAWLQRAKLEARLLEFEPALKSLDQATAQKPEADLALEIGKFRGRLLVRTGRTEEALKTWQMLLASRPEDEDLTEEVIELQLDEALFNEAANLTLSLIERSKDASVKVTRRLMLGDILMRNGKQAEALKVYGEALVQSGQDTWVEREVLAQIETAFRRGGDLAGLLDHLDNLAKEHPQRTGLIQQRARLQAETGAGERALATYQELLQRTPGQRELRETYLDLLTRQQKYAEAITQTKLLQEQNPTDGELHLRLASLHQKQRDIPAAKAALGVYLTQPGIGEYEHLRVARLLESWELKAETKAAYETLVKAFPESPTAKDAQAHYLHRTGEREPALAIWSELAKTEDLDQLLAVTQALMTRQESSTAREILHAHQKKWGQNDRFLTAIIAATLTAREVAPKDTEDAAQTRLTQLTEAVPWALESVRLSQDSSQLDDAIRQATDVITQAAAVKETIGRLGDPKNLKIQERSLLSALQESLGETEAAEQTLRSSAPQDLLAAQGRLVRLLEKRQDWPRAATEAEKLMDMPEGRTSANAQRLVDFHQRAGETEKALARIPDWKALSPSASQPWLIEAQILSNSGKAAEAIKILRTAVRKFEEEEVLGVALATALNFDGQSAEAQRIYLRFYETAESPDEKKRWVTAMAQAAYSRGELSRLLDLFKERQRMSREDAMAWLALAEIHRVGQNESDYRQALEEASRLQPRDVGLLLQLARAEEESGQWQQSLRTLEKAAALDTSNRSRQQMATVHLTYGDENTGYRMLFEIAGGSKMDPKDVLRMADAMAAKGDWARLKEFLEPLSQANPKDYRLAYFRAVALEENGQVPEAIQAFLALIHLKEELPEITKATAGTNPLTPFYMRMQKAAEESLPPNFKTFMTLMGQGVYQSYYHQYVKRYNVRSNSGIVRMPSTLAEVPSLVAHHLIMLSQSLDAARAAELWKKAAAAGLPNTQQLKHLQIDISRLNVRTAEDAMEKSGWDPLLLAYEATRNANELSPEALQRVYQIFGAKHPSIAFPAAIIALRNQPELGSKWMDQILDVYEKRPDAPIDCLYPFSQLLGGGQRINESATPPGLTQTQKGRFQKLLIAILKVHPVDATRVMPFAYVANSLVASEGWKELIPLLEEEIRLYDSEGQKHNGAVKTMMAQYGGSQQPLLESLPFPVAIAFPGHLSLWLYRKDIYNPNPTEDGQPDAAFAGIKPFLGEIKHPLLRMALAYKADELNQIDKELSTRANSPDATQVEFLQAAALAQRKDDHDRAVNLMIQALELPMEKSLREDVDAALLKSILLIPSPTTAQIGQGVQSVRRLRTGRMTPQQRDELIAAMTSLKMTEEAAQWSRIAAMTPAPAAPARSVSYSSSSSSRIQTLISQGNQDAAVRETVKQLQTLLQSNFLSGNTSYAKSETKKLISLHKVKDARKMIIEKLNPGDQAPPTKRREFAGILEMLEESPKAQEIYETLLEANPRDESSLVRLMIISAKKDPKKAGELLQRISVRSLGQGFGEELTNLLNNSYDMELEPRLGLTEAIAQRLEQVADEVSALNSPNGALDWAGNLPSILANSVCNGNNALPYLHGRTARRGSSEAVDRDSPKMKRLIEVHQRLCQALMKHPSLADIGFSWYACSRLQEKGDAKAIHDDLSQRAEGILKEAATLNRPPTPIRSRYGYSREITAHWNPTPVEFLLWRAWKEGAGERIEKELLPLAEKTRGKSETDIYRLQTRLWAAPAEEFASVASSYAKVTPANANNSFGPQRQLMRLIDHCVERQLPGTVLDSTILATQKTSSGGYSTYYYLPSFLAMRQKLAPEANLEAFLKQWLTVTLGPESNWEKRMNNWVTNWYSRGGNNNDRPAYNVGQTLQQILDEEGAMSVGLKLASMTGLTKNEAWLANNIYQMRSNVTRNSADALAFLEAINAFSEVDTFMTLQSSRANHPLTEIIQSVRGKPAILKALREAMAKRQPRTFGTDMVEAMLKEDTAIAASNVAKKRAEQLKTVRPERVATLTALFKSNIPSLKTPETADPYLLKALAPLLSVENAAQISLADNIVKATKLSDLNLTDDGFEDQIPRLMHDLVNSDREKAKALFLQGAKLIEAKASSNGWGGDTWTMGWTYRSELVDDFNDLTPGLPAMVLAMQLCHEDETGMLILDGRCEDGTWGQTLADAWRKAGGNARPALATDDLLITLQKELGQTPPTLLALGFYEFFAKLPAGARVPVLKAALKEDPGNTASLRAELAAAARLFLSTENSSATNEALQKTLTELGGTAPAWTHYRQTMLDTKLNPQVRIALAAHLCRKELRRPDDEVVRTAMALVTNEHREFHAVSGSFHFSPLARAYCRLPLDDAWKTAANEQWEAWLVRNSRNNESTSRNRAYSPREEALCAMLGITARLGREEAVNTLLNSSSNEALEDDPTAFLILVSNGAHTAAKLWLENHWETFLYDPAAGIEFTQALAEELPKFAAACTDRPDLALLGEMICVTLKDPPKPTQWTGFTDRNKRVMALVPRLKSTRFADESILARCLEHTSEIYETYVPLKDQYDAIAGKADVLAILELGDTWKTHKRMKPTAASLAMKLWEKGESADLISKLEKLAQASTSGSRQEEVRAYTFSYLAGPVLDYLAWHWGRGDKCDLLPLITFTDKVIACAPRHEDCYVLGTTILLKNMLHASQGDSAAYTTWQKGLKPAEAETLKATTLKRNTFFVCAGFFGKPKPKLSLEDRHKILLQMMTDPWVQAKFPSSGPGVPNLIGMLVNTHKLITLEELPTSTPLLEKAMPRKGRTAAEAGDLLAQNGKAEGLELYDFAIKEAGSDLGLRCNYTLRKTDLLERLNRQEEARRLLTTLIQEPKMGPGLKRNVEASLKRLK, from the coding sequence CTGGCTGAAAATGGGAGGGCTGAGCCTAGCAGGCATTCTTGGCAGCCAGGTGACTTCTCTTCACGCTCAGTCTGAGCAAGCCACCCGCTACCATGAAATGCTGCTCAAGCGTCCACAGACCGGATTGGTTCTGGACCGATTCATTGGAGCATGGCTGGAGACAGGCACGCCTGCATCCCTGGCCACTTTCCTGAAACAGCGCGGCAGCACGGCCGCAGACCTCCTGGTGCTGGCGCTCTTTCATGAGTACGAGGGGCAGGAGCAGGACGCCCTGAAAGCCTACACTGAAGCCTTAACTAAAGATGCTCAAAACGCCAGCGCCTGGCTGCAGCGAGCCAAACTGGAGGCACGCCTGCTTGAATTTGAGCCCGCCTTGAAATCCCTGGACCAGGCTACTGCCCAGAAACCGGAGGCTGATCTCGCCCTGGAAATCGGGAAATTCCGAGGCCGTCTGCTGGTGCGTACCGGACGAACAGAAGAGGCCTTAAAAACGTGGCAAATGCTCCTGGCCAGCCGGCCGGAAGATGAAGACCTGACGGAAGAAGTCATCGAACTGCAACTGGATGAGGCCCTCTTTAATGAGGCAGCAAACCTGACCCTCAGCCTCATTGAGCGCAGCAAAGACGCCTCAGTCAAAGTCACCCGCCGCCTGATGCTGGGCGACATTTTGATGCGCAACGGGAAGCAGGCCGAGGCCCTGAAAGTCTATGGTGAGGCACTTGTCCAGTCAGGCCAGGATACCTGGGTGGAACGTGAGGTCCTGGCCCAGATCGAAACCGCTTTTCGTCGCGGAGGCGACCTCGCGGGGCTGCTGGACCACTTGGATAACCTGGCCAAGGAGCATCCGCAGCGCACAGGGTTGATCCAGCAACGAGCCCGTCTCCAGGCGGAAACCGGGGCCGGAGAAAGAGCCCTCGCGACCTATCAAGAATTGCTTCAACGCACACCAGGCCAGAGGGAACTGCGGGAAACTTACCTGGACCTGCTCACACGCCAGCAAAAGTACGCAGAGGCCATCACCCAGACGAAGCTCCTACAGGAACAGAATCCCACCGATGGAGAACTGCACCTGCGCCTGGCCAGCCTGCATCAAAAACAACGCGACATCCCCGCAGCCAAAGCAGCCCTGGGAGTTTACCTGACCCAGCCTGGCATCGGTGAATACGAGCACCTTCGTGTCGCTCGCCTGCTGGAAAGCTGGGAGCTGAAAGCCGAGACCAAGGCCGCCTATGAAACCTTGGTCAAAGCCTTTCCCGAAAGCCCGACCGCCAAGGATGCCCAGGCCCACTATCTGCACCGCACGGGCGAGCGCGAGCCTGCTCTGGCTATCTGGAGTGAACTGGCCAAGACGGAAGATCTGGACCAACTCCTCGCCGTCACCCAGGCTTTGATGACACGCCAGGAGTCCAGCACTGCCAGGGAGATTCTTCATGCACATCAAAAGAAATGGGGGCAGAACGACCGCTTTCTGACTGCGATCATCGCCGCGACATTAACGGCCCGGGAAGTGGCACCCAAGGACACGGAAGACGCAGCACAAACCAGGCTGACGCAGCTTACAGAAGCTGTGCCCTGGGCACTAGAAAGCGTCCGCTTGTCCCAGGATAGCAGCCAGTTGGACGATGCCATCCGCCAAGCGACCGATGTGATCACCCAGGCGGCGGCGGTAAAGGAAACCATAGGGCGGTTGGGGGATCCAAAAAATCTGAAGATTCAAGAGCGGTCCCTCCTTTCTGCCTTGCAGGAGAGCCTGGGTGAAACGGAAGCCGCCGAACAAACTTTGCGTTCTTCAGCCCCGCAGGACCTTCTGGCGGCGCAAGGGAGGCTGGTGCGACTGCTGGAAAAACGCCAAGACTGGCCCAGAGCCGCCACAGAGGCTGAAAAGCTGATGGACATGCCTGAGGGCCGAACTTCTGCAAATGCCCAACGGCTCGTGGATTTCCACCAACGCGCCGGTGAAACCGAAAAGGCGCTGGCCAGGATTCCCGACTGGAAGGCGCTCTCTCCATCGGCATCCCAGCCTTGGTTGATTGAGGCCCAAATTCTCAGCAACAGCGGCAAAGCCGCGGAGGCCATCAAGATTTTACGCACTGCCGTGCGCAAATTTGAAGAGGAAGAGGTTCTTGGAGTTGCCTTGGCCACAGCCCTCAATTTTGACGGACAGTCGGCGGAGGCGCAGCGGATCTACCTGCGTTTTTATGAGACGGCCGAATCCCCCGATGAAAAAAAGCGCTGGGTCACCGCGATGGCTCAGGCTGCTTACTCGCGGGGAGAACTGAGCCGCCTTTTGGATCTTTTCAAAGAACGGCAGCGCATGAGCCGAGAGGATGCCATGGCCTGGCTGGCTCTCGCTGAAATTCATCGGGTAGGCCAAAATGAGAGTGACTATCGCCAGGCTCTGGAGGAGGCCTCACGCCTGCAACCGAGGGACGTAGGCCTGCTGCTGCAACTGGCCCGAGCAGAAGAGGAAAGCGGCCAGTGGCAGCAGTCTCTGCGCACCCTCGAAAAAGCAGCCGCTCTGGATACTAGCAACCGCAGTCGCCAGCAAATGGCTACGGTGCACCTCACCTATGGGGATGAAAACACCGGTTACCGGATGCTCTTCGAAATTGCCGGTGGCAGCAAAATGGACCCCAAAGACGTGCTACGCATGGCAGATGCCATGGCTGCAAAAGGAGACTGGGCCCGCCTGAAAGAATTTTTAGAACCTCTGAGCCAAGCGAATCCTAAAGACTACCGCCTGGCTTATTTCAGAGCGGTTGCCCTGGAGGAAAATGGCCAGGTACCCGAGGCGATTCAGGCTTTTCTTGCGTTGATCCATCTCAAAGAAGAGCTGCCCGAAATCACCAAGGCAACTGCGGGCACGAACCCTCTCACGCCCTTTTATATGCGCATGCAGAAGGCTGCTGAAGAGAGCCTGCCGCCAAACTTCAAAACCTTCATGACGCTCATGGGTCAAGGAGTGTACCAGAGCTACTACCACCAGTATGTGAAGCGGTACAATGTGCGCAGCAATTCAGGCATCGTCCGCATGCCCAGCACGCTGGCTGAAGTGCCTTCGCTCGTCGCCCACCACTTGATCATGCTCAGCCAGTCCTTGGATGCAGCCCGGGCGGCAGAGCTCTGGAAGAAAGCCGCCGCTGCGGGACTGCCCAACACCCAGCAACTCAAGCATCTGCAAATCGACATCAGCCGTCTCAACGTAAGAACGGCTGAAGACGCGATGGAAAAGTCAGGCTGGGATCCCCTCCTGCTCGCCTATGAGGCGACACGCAACGCCAATGAGCTGTCGCCTGAAGCCCTCCAACGCGTTTATCAAATCTTTGGCGCTAAACATCCCAGCATCGCCTTTCCAGCCGCCATCATCGCCCTTCGCAACCAGCCAGAGCTGGGCAGCAAGTGGATGGATCAAATTTTGGATGTCTATGAAAAACGCCCGGATGCCCCCATTGACTGCCTCTATCCGTTCAGTCAACTCCTGGGAGGAGGCCAGCGCATCAATGAATCAGCAACACCTCCAGGACTCACACAGACGCAGAAGGGCAGATTCCAAAAACTGCTCATCGCCATCCTCAAAGTGCATCCTGTGGATGCCACGCGGGTGATGCCTTTTGCCTATGTGGCCAATTCACTGGTGGCCTCCGAAGGCTGGAAGGAACTGATCCCTTTGCTGGAAGAGGAGATCCGCCTTTATGACAGCGAAGGTCAGAAACATAACGGTGCCGTCAAAACCATGATGGCGCAATATGGTGGTTCCCAACAGCCGCTCCTTGAGTCGCTGCCCTTCCCAGTCGCCATCGCATTCCCGGGCCACTTGTCTTTGTGGCTTTACCGCAAAGACATCTACAACCCCAATCCCACCGAAGATGGCCAGCCCGACGCCGCCTTTGCCGGCATCAAGCCCTTCCTCGGAGAGATCAAACACCCCCTGTTGCGTATGGCGCTCGCTTACAAGGCCGATGAGTTGAACCAGATCGACAAAGAGCTATCGACTCGCGCAAATTCCCCGGACGCCACCCAGGTGGAGTTCCTCCAGGCAGCGGCCCTCGCCCAGCGGAAAGACGACCATGACCGTGCAGTCAACCTCATGATCCAGGCCCTCGAGCTGCCCATGGAAAAGTCTCTGCGTGAAGATGTGGATGCCGCCTTGCTGAAATCCATTCTTCTGATCCCTTCCCCCACCACCGCTCAAATCGGACAAGGTGTGCAGTCCGTACGAAGACTGCGCACAGGCAGAATGACGCCCCAGCAGCGGGACGAACTCATCGCGGCAATGACCAGCCTGAAAATGACGGAGGAAGCCGCGCAGTGGTCCCGCATCGCAGCCATGACACCGGCCCCAGCCGCCCCAGCAAGGAGTGTTTCCTACTCTTCGAGCAGCAGCAGCCGCATCCAGACGCTGATCTCTCAAGGCAATCAGGATGCCGCCGTGCGTGAGACGGTGAAACAGCTCCAAACATTGCTGCAAAGCAACTTCCTCAGCGGCAACACCAGCTACGCCAAGTCCGAAACGAAAAAGCTGATCAGTCTTCACAAGGTTAAAGACGCGAGGAAAATGATCATTGAAAAGCTCAATCCAGGAGACCAGGCCCCGCCCACCAAAAGGCGCGAGTTCGCTGGCATTCTGGAGATGCTGGAAGAAAGCCCAAAAGCCCAGGAGATCTATGAAACCTTGCTGGAGGCCAACCCAAGAGATGAATCATCCCTTGTTAGGCTCATGATCATCAGCGCCAAAAAGGACCCCAAAAAAGCTGGCGAACTGCTACAGCGCATATCGGTCAGATCTCTCGGCCAAGGTTTCGGCGAAGAACTGACCAATCTCCTGAACAACTCCTATGACATGGAGTTGGAACCTCGACTGGGCCTGACGGAAGCCATCGCCCAAAGACTGGAACAGGTAGCCGATGAAGTCTCCGCACTGAATTCGCCGAACGGTGCCCTGGACTGGGCTGGCAATCTTCCCTCCATTCTCGCCAACAGTGTGTGCAATGGCAACAATGCCCTGCCCTATCTCCACGGACGCACAGCCCGCCGAGGCTCCAGCGAGGCTGTGGACCGCGACTCCCCCAAAATGAAGAGGCTGATCGAGGTTCATCAGCGGCTATGCCAGGCCTTGATGAAGCACCCTTCCCTGGCGGATATCGGCTTCAGTTGGTATGCTTGCAGTCGGCTTCAGGAAAAGGGGGATGCCAAAGCCATCCATGATGACCTATCGCAGCGAGCCGAGGGCATCTTGAAAGAGGCCGCTACGTTGAATCGCCCGCCAACCCCCATCCGCTCTCGCTACGGCTATTCCAGGGAGATCACTGCTCACTGGAATCCCACTCCTGTGGAGTTTCTCCTCTGGCGCGCCTGGAAAGAAGGGGCCGGCGAACGCATTGAGAAGGAGCTTCTTCCTTTGGCCGAAAAAACACGAGGCAAATCAGAAACGGACATCTACCGCCTTCAGACCCGCCTCTGGGCAGCTCCTGCTGAGGAATTTGCCTCCGTGGCGAGCAGCTACGCCAAAGTCACTCCCGCCAATGCCAACAACTCTTTTGGTCCCCAGCGTCAGCTCATGCGGCTGATTGATCATTGTGTGGAGCGCCAGCTTCCGGGCACCGTATTGGACAGCACCATTCTGGCCACCCAGAAGACGTCATCAGGAGGCTACTCCACGTATTATTACCTGCCCAGTTTTCTGGCCATGCGCCAAAAACTGGCCCCAGAGGCAAACCTGGAGGCATTTCTCAAGCAATGGCTGACAGTCACCCTCGGCCCTGAATCCAACTGGGAAAAACGCATGAACAACTGGGTCACCAACTGGTATAGCCGGGGTGGCAACAACAATGACCGCCCGGCCTACAATGTGGGGCAGACCCTGCAGCAAATCCTGGACGAAGAGGGAGCCATGTCCGTCGGGCTGAAACTCGCCAGCATGACAGGCCTGACCAAGAACGAAGCGTGGCTGGCTAACAATATTTACCAAATGAGGAGCAACGTCACCCGCAACAGCGCCGATGCCCTCGCCTTTCTGGAAGCTATCAATGCCTTCTCTGAAGTGGATACCTTCATGACCCTGCAAAGCAGCCGGGCCAACCATCCGCTCACAGAAATCATCCAAAGCGTGCGTGGCAAACCTGCGATCTTGAAGGCACTGCGCGAAGCGATGGCGAAACGTCAGCCACGCACCTTTGGCACCGACATGGTGGAAGCCATGCTAAAAGAAGACACGGCCATCGCTGCCAGCAACGTGGCCAAAAAAAGGGCGGAACAACTGAAGACCGTGCGCCCGGAGCGGGTGGCCACTCTCACCGCTCTTTTCAAGAGCAACATCCCCAGCCTCAAGACACCTGAGACGGCCGATCCTTATCTGCTGAAGGCACTCGCACCTCTGTTAAGCGTGGAGAATGCAGCCCAGATCAGTCTGGCTGATAACATCGTCAAAGCCACGAAGCTCAGCGACCTCAACCTCACCGACGATGGCTTTGAGGATCAGATCCCACGCCTGATGCATGATCTGGTAAACAGTGACCGGGAAAAAGCCAAAGCCCTCTTTCTCCAGGGTGCGAAACTGATCGAGGCCAAGGCCAGCAGCAACGGCTGGGGTGGCGATACCTGGACTATGGGCTGGACCTACCGCAGCGAACTGGTGGATGATTTTAACGATCTCACCCCCGGCCTGCCCGCCATGGTACTGGCAATGCAGCTTTGTCATGAAGATGAAACGGGCATGCTGATCCTGGATGGCCGATGTGAAGATGGCACCTGGGGCCAGACGCTAGCGGATGCCTGGAGGAAAGCGGGGGGCAATGCACGCCCGGCCCTGGCGACAGACGATTTGCTCATCACTCTACAAAAAGAGTTAGGCCAAACCCCTCCCACCCTGCTCGCCCTGGGATTCTACGAATTCTTTGCCAAGTTGCCCGCAGGTGCGCGAGTACCGGTGCTGAAGGCCGCGCTCAAAGAAGACCCAGGTAACACTGCCAGCCTGCGGGCAGAACTGGCGGCAGCGGCACGCCTGTTCCTGAGCACTGAAAACAGCTCTGCCACAAACGAAGCCCTTCAAAAGACTCTGACTGAGCTCGGCGGTACAGCCCCGGCCTGGACTCACTACCGCCAGACGATGCTCGATACAAAGCTCAATCCCCAAGTACGCATTGCCCTGGCTGCCCATCTTTGCCGCAAAGAACTGCGCCGGCCCGATGACGAAGTGGTGCGCACAGCCATGGCCTTGGTAACGAACGAACATCGTGAATTTCATGCGGTGAGTGGCAGTTTCCATTTCTCCCCGCTGGCCAGGGCTTACTGTCGTCTGCCGCTGGACGATGCTTGGAAAACCGCCGCGAATGAGCAGTGGGAAGCTTGGCTGGTGCGCAACAGCCGCAACAACGAAAGCACCAGTCGCAACCGGGCCTACAGCCCACGCGAGGAAGCGCTGTGCGCCATGCTGGGCATCACCGCACGCCTGGGAAGAGAAGAGGCCGTGAACACGCTCTTAAACAGCAGTTCCAACGAGGCACTGGAAGATGATCCCACAGCCTTCTTGATCCTTGTTTCCAATGGTGCCCACACAGCCGCCAAGCTGTGGCTGGAAAACCACTGGGAAACCTTTCTTTACGACCCCGCCGCCGGCATCGAATTCACCCAAGCATTGGCCGAGGAGCTGCCAAAATTTGCTGCCGCTTGCACTGACAGGCCAGATCTCGCTCTGCTCGGTGAGATGATCTGCGTGACACTCAAAGACCCTCCAAAGCCTACCCAATGGACTGGCTTCACCGATCGCAACAAGCGAGTGATGGCACTGGTGCCGCGCCTGAAATCCACACGTTTTGCAGATGAATCCATCCTCGCCCGCTGCCTGGAGCACACCTCCGAAATCTACGAAACCTACGTGCCGCTGAAAGATCAGTATGATGCCATCGCCGGCAAGGCGGATGTGCTGGCCATCCTGGAACTGGGAGATACCTGGAAAACCCACAAGCGGATGAAACCCACCGCCGCCAGCCTTGCCATGAAGCTGTGGGAAAAAGGCGAATCCGCTGATCTCATCTCCAAACTGGAAAAACTGGCCCAGGCCAGCACCTCCGGCAGCCGCCAGGAAGAGGTGCGCGCCTACACCTTTTCTTACCTCGCGGGTCCTGTGCTGGATTATCTGGCCTGGCACTGGGGCCGGGGAGACAAATGTGATCTGCTGCCCTTGATCACCTTCACAGACAAGGTCATCGCCTGCGCACCGCGCCATGAGGACTGCTATGTCCTAGGCACCACCATCCTGCTAAAGAACATGCTGCACGCTTCGCAGGGAGACAGCGCAGCCTACACCACGTGGCAAAAAGGCCTGAAACCCGCTGAAGCGGAAACCCTGAAAGCAACAACCCTGAAAAGGAACACCTTCTTTGTCTGTGCAGGTTTCTTTGGCAAACCCAAGCCCAAACTTTCACTCGAAGATCGTCATAAGATCCTCCTCCAAATGATGACGGATCCCTGGGTGCAGGCCAAGTTTCCCAGCTCCGGTCCTGGCGTGCCCAATCTGATCGGCATGCTCGTAAACACACACAAGCTGATCACGCTGGAGGAACTGCCCACCAGCACGCCCTTGCTGGAGAAAGCCATGCCGCGAAAAGGCCGCACCGCAGCAGAGGCAGGCGACCTCCTGGCCCAAAATGGAAAGGCGGAGGGGCTCGAACTTTACGATTTCGCGATCAAAGAAGCGGGCAGCGATCTGGGCCTCCGCTGCAATTACACCCTTCGTAAAACAGACCTGCTGGAACGCCTGAATCGCCAGGAAGAGGCACGCAGACTGCTGACGACATTGATTCAGGAACCCAAAATGGGCCCTGGCCTGAAGCGCAATGTCGAAGCTTCGCTAAAGCGCCTCAAGTAA